CGGTCGAGCCGGGAGGGCGTTCGCCCTGGGTCAAGGACCTTTCGACCCGGAAGATCTGAATCGGAATCCGGAACGGCGGGCTGCGTCGCCCCCCGGCCAAATGATCAGATTTCTACGCTTCTGAGTGAGCGTCTACAGCCCAGGCTTGCCGTGAACCACGCGGTGGACGCAGAAGGAAGCGATTCGCGTCCAGCGGGAGCGGCTAGCTTCGCGCTCGTCGATGCCATCGGACGGCCAGGAACACGGGTGCGGAAAAAAGGAGGATCGCACTGTACGCCAGGAATGCGCGCGCGCTTTCCCACACGGCGACGCGCCGTGCCTCGATGATCCCAACGTACAGCCGGTCTCCCTCGGTGCGGGCAACAGCACCGTCGACAAGCCAGCCGCGGACGAGAAAGCGATTCCGGCCCAGCGGCTTCACCTCGAGGGGAGAGAGAGCTGGGAAGCGACGCAACACCGGTGTGTCGCCTTCCATGTCGACCTCAAGGTTGAAGAATACGTTCAGGAGCCAGAGGTCGTCGGAAAGCACATCCACGAGGCGATAGTAGGCAGAGTCTGGCGCGGATTCTGTGGGCGCCGTGGGCTCGCGTGCGGGTTCTGGCTCCCGCCGCCCGATGAGTTCCAGGGCGTCGGCGATGAATCCGGTCGGCGCTTCGGCCGCGACGCTATTCGAGAGGGCGACGGCGGCGATCCCGAGGCCCGGGTCGAGAGCCAGGCGGGCACTGGCTCCAGGAATGCCGCCATCGTGCCATGCCAGAACCTGTCCCTCTCTATCCCGCACCATGAAACCGAGGCCGTAGCCCTCGTCGAGGGCCGGGTGCTGACGGGCGTGGATGCGAAGCATTTCCGCGACGCTTTCGCGGCGCAGGATGCGCTGCCCTTCGAGTTCGCCGCCGCGCAGGAAGAGAAGTGCGAAGCGAGCCAGGTCGCGCGCGGTGGTTATCAGCCCCGCTGCGGGAGTAAGAGGGGAAGGATCCTTGCGTTCGACGCGGCCACTGAGCGCGCCGAAGAGTCTTCCGTAACCGATGGGGAGGCGCGCCTCGAACTCGGATGGCGGACGAAAGGTCGAATCACTCATTCCCAGGGGCTCGAAGAGAACCGTTCTGGCGTGTTCCGCGAAGGTCTGGCCATCAGCCACAGCCGCCAGGTAGCCCAGCAGCGCGTAGCCCTGGTTCGAATAGACGATCTTCTGGCCGGCTGGCCGCGCCGTTCGCAGGCGATTGACGAGATAGCTGGCCAACGTCATCGGATCGTCGCCGGTCCCACGGACCGGCAATCCCGCAGTGTGCGTGAGTAGCTGCCGAATCGTCGCCGTCACCGGTGTGCCGTTCCGATCCCGAATCCAACGCTCTCGCGGTAGGTAGCGGTTGGCGCTGGCGTCGAGTTCCAGCTTTCCTCGCTCCAGTTGACGCGCGACGAGCGTCGCGGTGATGAGCTTGGAGATCGAAGCAGCTTGGTAGAGGGTCTCGGGGGTCGCCGGGATGCCTGCCTCGGGGTCGGCGTAGCCGGCCGCGGCGAGCGTGATCCGGCTTTCCGCGACGACCGCGACGGAAAGCGAGGGCGATTCGTGTTGTGCGAGCCGTGATTCGGCCAGGTTTCGGATTGCGTCTTCGAGGGACGTGTTCCCGGCTGTGCTGGGCATAGGGCTCAACACGAAGACCACAGGAATCATCATAACCAGGGCGGTTCGCTGCATTTGAGACCTTCCTTGCTCCATTCCCCCACGCCAGGCTGGCATTATTTCTACAGTAATGTAAGTTTTATTCAACAATCGTGTCAAAAAAAGATCCGCCCAAACCTCGTGGAATGTCCGCCCGCCGAGGTCGGCGAGCAGCAGGCGAGACCCGACAGGCAATCCTCGCCGCTGCGCGCAAGCGCCTCGCCGAGAACGGGCCTGAAGCCATTCGCCTCAAGACGATCGCGCGGGATGTCGGGATCTCCCATCCCTCGATTCTCCACCACTTCGGAAGCCGTGATGGTCTCACCCAGGCCCTGGCCCAAGACGCTCAGGATCGGCTGAACGCTGACGTGCTCGCGGCCCTCTCGGTCCCGGCCGACGAGAGCACTGTTGGGCCGCTCGTCCGCCGCGTGTTCGAAACAATCGGAGACTCCGGCCACGCTCGCCTCCTCGCATGGCGCGGCCTTGCACTGAGCGAGCCGCGCCCCGAGAACTCCGAGCAGGAGATGCTTCGCAGCCTGGCCGATGCGATCCACGCAAGGCGGGCGGAGTACGCGCGCGTACACCAGAAGCGCGTGCCGAGCCGGGAAGAGTCGGCGTTCCTGGTCCGTCTCCTGGGTGCAACGCTAGTCGGCGAATCAATTCTTGGGCCCGTCTTCGAACTCCGTGCAGAACTCGATGGGCAGTCCGATTCGCGTGAGCGGTTTCGAAGCTGGCTATCTGCGCTCGTCGCGAATCAGTTTGCAGGCGGTGACATCGAAAAGAGCGCCGGAGATGAAGGAAAGTAGTCCCCAGCCAGCCATGCGCTCTGCGCTGTCTGGCATGTTGATGTTACGGAAATGCTCCGCAGGAGCCTGCAATGTGAGTAGGCGGTACTGTCCTTCGCACCAAGGTGCAGATCCAGTTGATTCGACGACGTCTTCTGTGGATCTGCATCAGTTCCCATTCGTCCATCTGAGTCGTTGCGAAATCTCTTCTTGGGCTGCTGCTCCGACGTTCTTGAAGAACGGACGGGGGTCCCAAGCTCGTGGAGCCAGAAGACTGTCCCCGGGATCCCTGAGAGCCTGCCCCGGCGCCAGCCGACCAGGGGGATCCACGATCCGCGCGGCGCTCCGAGCCCGAGCGCTGGTGTCTGATCTACCACTGATCCGGAGCGACTCCGGCGCATGGATGGCGATCGGCCCCGGATGCTTCGGGGCTAGAAATCCAGACGTCCGCGAAGCTCGTCGAAGGGGACCATGACGTGCTCCTGGTAGGCGGGGCGCTCGCAGAGGCGTTGGTACCAGGACATCACGTTGGGCGGCCGTTCCACATCGAGTCCCATCTCGAACCAGCGGTAGAGTGCGGTTCCCGCTGGAATGTCCGCCAGGCTGAAGTGCGAGCCTGCGAGGAAGGGGCGGATCGTGAGTTCCCGATTCAATAGCTCGAGGTGTCGTTCGCACTCCGCCTTCGAGGCAGCGGTCCGGGCGTCGTCTCGCTGGGCTTCCGGGGTGCGGTACCAGCCCCAGAAGATGCTCATGAAGGCGGGCTGCCAACTGGTCTGGGACCAATCCATCCAGCGGTCGACGACGGATCGCTCCGCCGGGCGTTCTGGCCAGAACGTTTCTCCGCCATGGCGCGCACCCAGGTAGCGAAGGATCGAATGGGATTCCCAGATTCGAACCTCTCCGTCGCCCAGGACGGGCACGCGGCCGTGGGGGTTCATGGCCAGGAACTCCGGGGTATCGAGCCCGCCCGCTGAGCCTCCGGCGTCCCGATGTTCGAACGCAAGATCGAGTTCGCCGAGCGCCCACAGGATCTTCTGGACGTTGAAAGCGCTGCGGCGGCCCCAGAGGATGATGTCGGTCACGGAGGCTCAGCTCCCGGGGATGCTCGAAGTGGTTTCATCGCTCTCGGCCCATCCGTAGCGGATCGCCTTGGCGGTGATTCCGGTTCCGGCCGGCGCACGAAACGGGGCGGAGTAGAGCTGCCAGGCGCCGTCGTCCAACGAGAATCCGATCGAGGCACCTCGGCTCGGGCTGTTGAGGTGCACCTGACCGTCGTGGAGTGCGATCGTTGGCGGAGCCGTCGTCGGCTGCACGCCTCCGGGCCAGAAGCGTTCGGCGAGTTCTTCTTCGGGAAGCAGGCCGAGATCGCCCGATGTAGCGAGCCACTTGTCGAGGGCGGTGCGCAACCGCGCGAGGCGATCGGCATGGGCGGGCTCGCCGGCGAGGTTCTTCACTTCGTGGGGGTCGAGTTCGGTATCGAAGAGTTCCTCGGCGTCGCGGGTCGTGCGGAACCAGAGGGCGGGAGTTCCTTCGAGAGCGCCGGCCTCGGCGAGTTCGTTCATCTCCTGCATCATCGG
This sequence is a window from bacterium. Protein-coding genes within it:
- a CDS encoding TetR/AcrR family transcriptional regulator, coding for MSARRGRRAAGETRQAILAAARKRLAENGPEAIRLKTIARDVGISHPSILHHFGSRDGLTQALAQDAQDRLNADVLAALSVPADESTVGPLVRRVFETIGDSGHARLLAWRGLALSEPRPENSEQEMLRSLADAIHARRAEYARVHQKRVPSREESAFLVRLLGATLVGESILGPVFELRAELDGQSDSRERFRSWLSALVANQFAGGDIEKSAGDEGK
- a CDS encoding beta-lactamase family protein, whose protein sequence is MPSTAGNTSLEDAIRNLAESRLAQHESPSLSVAVVAESRITLAAAGYADPEAGIPATPETLYQAASISKLITATLVARQLERGKLELDASANRYLPRERWIRDRNGTPVTATIRQLLTHTAGLPVRGTGDDPMTLASYLVNRLRTARPAGQKIVYSNQGYALLGYLAAVADGQTFAEHARTVLFEPLGMSDSTFRPPSEFEARLPIGYGRLFGALSGRVERKDPSPLTPAAGLITTARDLARFALLFLRGGELEGQRILRRESVAEMLRIHARQHPALDEGYGLGFMVRDREGQVLAWHDGGIPGASARLALDPGLGIAAVALSNSVAAEAPTGFIADALELIGRREPEPAREPTAPTESAPDSAYYRLVDVLSDDLWLLNVFFNLEVDMEGDTPVLRRFPALSPLEVKPLGRNRFLVRGWLVDGAVARTEGDRLYVGIIEARRVAVWESARAFLAYSAILLFSAPVFLAVRWHRRARS
- a CDS encoding glutathione S-transferase family protein translates to MTDIILWGRRSAFNVQKILWALGELDLAFEHRDAGGSAGGLDTPEFLAMNPHGRVPVLGDGEVRIWESHSILRYLGARHGGETFWPERPAERSVVDRWMDWSQTSWQPAFMSIFWGWYRTPEAQRDDARTAASKAECERHLELLNRELTIRPFLAGSHFSLADIPAGTALYRWFEMGLDVERPPNVMSWYQRLCERPAYQEHVMVPFDELRGRLDF